A single Chryseobacterium sp. DNA region contains:
- a CDS encoding MgtC/SapB family protein, which produces MNTLEFTLRLFTAFVLGAGIGFERQWRQKSAGLRTNTLVCLGSAAFVLLSIRIGGDATGRIASYIVSGIGFLGGGVIMKDGLTVRGLNTAATIWCSASVGALSAIGLSFEASITSGFIIFTHIILRPLGLRLGDTISNRNHYTEYLIRITCKSEVENHIRVQLMQSLSGNDKILLKSLTSDDNNVHENAIITAEVQASTPQDSCMEKTASRLTIEDKVIKVSWEIIGTENDL; this is translated from the coding sequence ATGAATACATTAGAATTTACCCTCCGGCTCTTCACTGCATTTGTGCTGGGCGCTGGTATTGGTTTCGAAAGACAATGGCGTCAAAAAAGTGCAGGTCTCCGCACCAATACCCTGGTATGCCTTGGTTCTGCAGCATTTGTTCTTCTTTCCATCAGGATCGGAGGCGATGCGACAGGCAGAATAGCCTCTTATATTGTAAGCGGCATTGGCTTTTTAGGAGGCGGCGTTATCATGAAAGACGGGCTTACAGTCCGGGGACTCAATACTGCTGCTACCATTTGGTGCTCGGCATCTGTAGGAGCTCTCAGTGCCATTGGACTCTCCTTTGAAGCATCCATTACCAGCGGATTTATCATCTTCACCCACATCATTCTCCGCCCATTGGGTCTCCGGCTTGGCGACACGATCAGCAACAGAAATCATTATACCGAATACCTGATCCGTATTACCTGTAAAAGTGAGGTGGAAAACCACATCCGGGTACAGCTGATGCAGTCCTTAAGCGGAAATGATAAAATATTACTGAAATCCCTTACCAGTGATGACAACAATGTTCATGAAAATGCCATCATTACAGCAGAAGTTCAAGCTTCTACTCCACAGGACAGTTGTATGGAAAAAACAGCCAGCAGACTAACCATTGAAGATAAAGTCATCAAAGTAAGCTGGGAAATTATAGGTACTGAAAATGATTTATAA
- a CDS encoding pyridoxal phosphate-dependent aminotransferase, translated as MPNISNRALHMPPSPVRKLVPFALQAKQKGIKVYHLNIGQPDIETPETALNALKNIDLKVLEYALSEGNIEYRKALTEYYHSLGFSDLTPDNFIVTNGGSEALNFAISTLCDDGDEVIIPEPYYANYNGFTSTFDVNVVAVPSTIDTGFALPPVEEFEKKITEKTRAIIICNPGNPTGYLYTREELKKLAEIALKYDIVIISDEVYREYVYDGKQQISMLDFPELSENCIIIDSESKRYSMCGVRIGCMLTRSNKIRNAAMLFAQARLSPVLLGQIAATAAHQNDGAYIRAVREEYTHRRNILVDLLNAIPGVICPKPKGAFYCVAELPVDDTEKFAQWLLEKYSLNNETIMVAPAGGFYSNPELGKKQVRIAYVLKEEDLKRSAEILKNALKQYREEFSL; from the coding sequence ATGCCGAATATTTCAAACAGAGCTCTGCACATGCCGCCATCGCCGGTAAGAAAACTCGTTCCTTTTGCATTACAAGCAAAACAGAAAGGAATAAAAGTATACCACCTTAATATCGGGCAGCCTGATATTGAAACTCCGGAAACAGCTTTAAATGCTTTAAAAAATATTGATTTAAAAGTATTGGAATATGCACTTTCTGAAGGAAATATTGAATACAGAAAAGCCCTTACTGAATATTACCATTCATTAGGCTTCTCAGATTTGACACCTGATAACTTCATTGTTACCAATGGTGGGTCTGAAGCCTTAAACTTCGCTATTTCCACATTATGTGACGATGGTGATGAGGTGATCATCCCTGAACCTTATTATGCGAACTACAATGGTTTCACCAGTACATTCGATGTCAATGTAGTAGCGGTTCCCTCTACTATTGATACAGGCTTTGCTCTTCCGCCGGTAGAAGAATTTGAGAAAAAAATTACAGAAAAAACAAGAGCGATCATTATATGCAACCCTGGCAACCCAACAGGATATCTTTACACCCGTGAAGAGCTGAAGAAGCTTGCAGAGATCGCTTTAAAATATGATATTGTAATCATCTCTGATGAGGTATACAGAGAATATGTATATGACGGGAAACAGCAGATTTCGATGCTCGACTTCCCTGAACTGAGTGAAAACTGTATTATCATTGATTCAGAATCCAAGCGTTACTCTATGTGCGGAGTAAGAATCGGATGTATGCTTACCCGTTCCAATAAAATCCGTAATGCAGCTATGCTTTTTGCACAGGCAAGATTAAGCCCGGTTCTTTTGGGACAGATTGCAGCCACAGCAGCACACCAGAATGACGGAGCCTACATCAGAGCAGTAAGAGAAGAATATACCCACAGAAGAAATATATTGGTAGATCTTCTGAACGCTATTCCGGGGGTAATATGCCCTAAGCCAAAAGGAGCTTTCTACTGCGTTGCTGAACTTCCTGTAGATGATACTGAAAAATTCGCTCAATGGTTATTGGAAAAATATTCCCTGAATAATGAAACCATTATGGTTGCTCCTGCCGGAGGTTTTTACAGCAATCCGGAATTAGGTAAGAAACAGGTTAGAATTGCCTACGTTCTGAAAGAAGAAGATTTGAAGAGAAGTGCTGAAATTCTTAAAAATGCTTTAAAGCAGTACAGAGAAGAATTTAGCCTATAA
- a CDS encoding DUF1801 domain-containing protein encodes MQILSDSIEDYISKIPEERQDAFKRLFDTVHMNLPEGFEDTASYGMVGWAVPLKTYPAGYHCTPNTPLPFINLASQKNFIALYHMGLYARPELLDWFVAEYPKYSKRKLDMGKSCIRFKKVEDIPFELIAELSKKMSVEDWIGFYESQYKK; translated from the coding sequence ATGCAGATTTTATCAGACTCAATTGAGGACTATATTTCAAAGATTCCTGAAGAAAGACAAGACGCTTTTAAAAGGCTTTTTGATACCGTTCATATGAATCTACCGGAAGGTTTTGAAGATACCGCCAGCTATGGAATGGTAGGCTGGGCGGTTCCCTTGAAAACTTATCCTGCAGGCTATCATTGTACTCCAAATACTCCTCTGCCTTTTATCAACCTTGCTTCACAGAAAAATTTTATAGCGCTTTACCATATGGGGCTGTATGCAAGACCGGAGCTTCTGGATTGGTTTGTCGCTGAATATCCGAAATATTCCAAGAGAAAGCTGGATATGGGTAAATCATGTATCCGCTTCAAAAAAGTGGAAGATATCCCTTTTGAATTAATTGCAGAGCTGAGTAAGAAAATGAGCGTTGAAGACTGGATCGGTTTTTATGAATCTCAATATAAGAAATAA
- a CDS encoding DMT family transporter, which yields MKKSNIAISATLLSIICVQGGASIAKQLFPAIGAIGTVTLRIVLSAVLLTLINRPKFLQFTRQKWLYCGMYGIGLAAMNLIFYMAIQRIPLGLAVTVEFAGPLFLALALSRKLLDVLWALLACAGILLIVPWQSNNIDLVGLGLAFLAGMFWAVYIVMGGKVAKIMDGKDAVTTGMLFASLVIIPFTLWDGAVFNLTPSIFVKGLGVAILSSALPFSLEIMALKRLPAKTFSILMSLEPAFAALSGLVFLAEKLTFLQWISILCVITASIGTTIFSKVSND from the coding sequence ATGAAAAAATCAAACATAGCGATATCTGCCACACTTTTGTCTATCATCTGTGTACAGGGAGGAGCATCTATTGCCAAGCAGCTTTTTCCTGCTATAGGAGCTATAGGGACCGTTACTTTAAGGATTGTACTTTCTGCTGTTTTGCTGACATTGATTAACCGTCCGAAGTTTTTGCAGTTTACCAGACAAAAATGGCTGTATTGCGGAATGTATGGAATAGGCCTGGCAGCCATGAATCTTATTTTTTATATGGCAATTCAACGGATTCCGTTAGGTTTAGCGGTTACTGTAGAGTTTGCCGGACCTTTATTTCTTGCCTTGGCATTGTCCCGTAAGTTGCTGGATGTATTGTGGGCGTTATTAGCCTGTGCAGGAATTCTGCTTATCGTTCCGTGGCAGAGTAATAATATAGATTTGGTAGGGCTGGGGCTAGCTTTTCTTGCCGGTATGTTTTGGGCTGTTTATATTGTAATGGGAGGAAAAGTCGCTAAGATAATGGATGGAAAAGACGCCGTTACTACCGGAATGCTGTTTGCAAGTCTTGTGATCATTCCTTTTACTTTGTGGGATGGTGCTGTTTTTAACCTTACTCCTTCTATTTTTGTGAAAGGACTGGGAGTAGCAATTCTCTCGAGTGCATTGCCGTTTTCGTTGGAAATTATGGCTCTGAAAAGACTTCCTGCAAAGACTTTTAGCATTCTGATGAGCCTTGAGCCGGCATTTGCGGCCCTTTCAGGATTGGTATTCCTGGCCGAAAAATTAACTTTTTTACAATGGATTTCTATTCTATGTGTGATCACGGCCAGTATAGGAACTACAATTTTCAGTAAAGTTTCTAATGATTGA
- a CDS encoding efflux RND transporter periplasmic adaptor subunit, with amino-acid sequence MRKTILTIVLLASITSCKDSKSEAPQDHDLLVKGNNVIVPESNPVFKKIKTEVITGQEHSDGIVSAGTIQAIPNHYAEIASPFSGRITKSFIQLGQNISAGSPLFEILSSDYFSVQKDYTDALNDVQLAEKNYRRQQDLVKHGVGIQKELDEAETDFKNKKTSLSNASSALKVYNSKGGGIGSPLIVRAPISGEVISNKIVNGQYLKGDADPVIIIAELSKVWISGDVKEKDIRFVNTGDHVYVKISAYPDRNITGKVYHINEIVDEDTRSIKVLIECDNPDRKLKPGMYATVNFSTTPEKTIMIPVTALMQQDSSQYVWVKTGKNQFTKRSVTTGETNQNTVRIISGLKLGETIMTEGGIYMLDAK; translated from the coding sequence ATGAGAAAAACAATCTTAACAATAGTCCTCTTAGCCTCTATTACCTCCTGTAAAGATTCTAAAAGTGAAGCCCCTCAGGATCACGATCTCCTGGTAAAAGGAAATAATGTCATTGTTCCGGAAAGCAATCCTGTTTTCAAAAAAATAAAAACTGAAGTGATCACCGGACAGGAGCACAGCGACGGTATAGTTTCAGCTGGAACCATCCAGGCAATTCCCAATCATTATGCAGAAATTGCGAGCCCATTTTCCGGAAGGATTACAAAATCTTTTATTCAGCTTGGACAAAATATTTCAGCAGGCAGCCCTCTTTTTGAGATCCTTTCCTCAGATTACTTTTCAGTTCAAAAAGATTATACAGATGCCCTGAATGATGTACAGCTTGCAGAGAAAAACTACAGACGTCAACAAGATCTTGTAAAACATGGGGTAGGTATTCAAAAAGAACTGGATGAAGCAGAAACAGATTTTAAAAATAAAAAGACTTCACTTTCCAACGCTTCTTCTGCCCTGAAGGTATATAACAGCAAAGGAGGCGGAATAGGAAGCCCTCTTATTGTAAGAGCTCCTATCAGCGGAGAAGTTATTTCCAACAAGATTGTTAACGGGCAATATCTGAAAGGAGATGCCGATCCTGTCATTATTATTGCAGAACTGTCTAAAGTGTGGATTTCCGGTGATGTAAAAGAAAAAGACATCCGTTTTGTCAATACCGGAGATCATGTTTATGTAAAGATAAGTGCTTATCCTGACAGGAATATTACCGGAAAAGTATATCATATCAATGAAATCGTAGATGAAGATACCCGCAGTATAAAAGTACTCATTGAATGTGATAATCCTGACAGAAAATTAAAACCGGGCATGTATGCTACCGTTAACTTTTCAACAACTCCTGAAAAAACGATTATGATTCCCGTTACTGCTTTAATGCAGCAAGACAGTTCCCAGTATGTATGGGTAAAAACAGGTAAAAATCAATTTACCAAACGATCAGTGACAACAGGGGAAACCAACCAGAACACAGTAAGAATCATCTCGGGATTAAAGCTTGGGGAAACGATCATGACCGAAGGCGGAATTTATATGCTGGATGCAAAATAA
- a CDS encoding T9SS type A sorting domain-containing protein, with translation MVINLFLRAIPSIALFSAATMMAQNFQTMPVQSGYTDDVIANGTGSSMTSTTTDVDGVSYNFVARDFKLTPTSSDLTYGLPTNGIINSVVASTPGLSFQLGNLSGNNSLRINSSAAGSNTGTLVFTNPVAAFKLYMLSTSGSGSSSVTITVNFTDNTSQVFSNQSISDWYGGSNFAIQGIGRILRTTDVLDANTTNPRLYQTVLNIDAANQAKPIQSVTVTKTNSAGVANIFAFSADAYTSCVAPTLSPVGSISSNSAQISWTVPSGTQAASHDIYYSTSPAVPNSSTVPSYPGVTGTSYTIGSLSASTTYYYWVRTNCSTGTSQSSWSFAGTFTTLCGTVVPSYTNNFTSFPGTCWATNISGGTPSTGPTGTTSYWFQRNFLNGASNGSANMNLYSTNRTGWIKTVPFDLSTGGYRVKFNHGITTYSGTAASQMGSDDVVYFLVSNDGGSTWTILQTWNAGDSPSNTSTEYIYNLTAYTSANTVFAFYGSSGTTYDSQDYNFYVDDFTVENAQLSVSEVSGQVKKTAVHPNPFKDVLYISDTREVKSAAVGDTSGRVVQTIEGPVKELNLSNLNSGLYFVTLYFKDGSQSTVKAIKK, from the coding sequence ATGGTAATAAATTTATTTTTGAGAGCAATTCCTTCTATTGCTCTATTTTCAGCAGCCACAATGATGGCTCAAAATTTTCAAACAATGCCTGTCCAGTCAGGATATACGGATGATGTGATCGCCAATGGTACAGGCTCTTCCATGACTTCTACAACTACAGATGTTGACGGAGTTTCCTACAATTTTGTAGCAAGGGATTTTAAACTCACTCCAACAAGTTCCGATCTCACTTACGGGCTGCCCACAAATGGGATTATTAATTCAGTGGTGGCCTCAACACCGGGATTAAGTTTCCAACTTGGGAATCTGAGCGGAAATAATTCCTTAAGGATCAATAGCAGTGCTGCGGGAAGTAATACAGGAACCCTTGTTTTTACAAATCCTGTGGCGGCCTTTAAGTTATATATGCTTTCCACCAGTGGGAGTGGAAGTTCCAGTGTTACTATAACAGTTAATTTTACAGATAATACTTCTCAGGTATTTAGTAACCAAAGTATTTCAGACTGGTATGGAGGCAGCAATTTTGCAATTCAGGGAATCGGGAGGATTCTCAGAACTACTGATGTATTAGATGCAAACACTACCAATCCGAGACTCTACCAGACCGTTTTAAATATTGATGCTGCCAACCAGGCAAAACCAATCCAAAGTGTTACGGTGACCAAAACCAACAGTGCCGGTGTAGCAAATATCTTCGCTTTCTCAGCTGATGCGTATACAAGCTGTGTGGCACCTACCTTATCACCTGTGGGAAGCATCTCTTCAAATTCTGCACAGATTTCATGGACGGTCCCTTCCGGTACACAGGCAGCCAGCCATGATATTTACTATAGTACAAGCCCGGCTGTTCCCAACAGCAGTACAGTACCCAGTTATCCGGGAGTTACAGGAACATCTTATACTATTGGCAGCTTATCTGCAAGTACCACCTATTACTATTGGGTAAGAACCAACTGTAGCACAGGAACAAGCCAAAGCTCATGGTCATTTGCCGGAACGTTTACCACCCTGTGTGGTACAGTGGTTCCTTCATATACCAATAATTTCACCAGCTTTCCGGGAACCTGTTGGGCAACCAATATTTCGGGAGGAACTCCTTCTACAGGACCTACGGGAACCACGTCTTACTGGTTTCAGCGTAATTTTTTAAATGGAGCATCCAACGGATCTGCCAATATGAACCTGTACAGCACCAACAGAACAGGCTGGATTAAAACTGTGCCTTTTGACCTTTCAACAGGAGGTTACAGAGTGAAATTTAATCATGGTATAACAACGTATTCGGGAACCGCTGCTTCCCAGATGGGATCTGATGATGTGGTGTATTTCCTGGTTTCCAATGATGGCGGAAGTACATGGACGATCCTGCAGACATGGAATGCCGGTGACAGTCCTTCTAACACCTCTACTGAATATATTTATAACTTAACAGCTTATACTAGTGCGAATACTGTATTTGCTTTTTATGGAAGTTCCGGAACTACATATGATAGCCAGGATTATAATTTCTATGTCGATGATTTTACGGTTGAAAATGCTCAGCTGAGCGTTTCAGAAGTCAGCGGCCAGGTGAAAAAAACGGCAGTTCACCCAAATCCTTTTAAAGATGTTCTGTATATATCAGATACAAGAGAGGTGAAATCAGCTGCTGTAGGAGATACATCCGGAAGAGTCGTACAAACGATTGAAGGGCCTGTAAAAGAACTTAATTTAAGCAATCTGAACTCAGGACTGTATTTTGTTACTCTTTATTTTAAAGACGGATCTCAATCTACTGTAAAAGCGATCAAAAAATAA
- a CDS encoding cation-transporting P-type ATPase → MVKKSSHKNLNSAALVKLKEAAAENEKMICAMLETSEEGLSGNTVKDRLKIYGKNEIATQRASSWLKQFAHSFFNPFNYILAASP, encoded by the coding sequence ATGGTAAAAAAATCCTCCCACAAAAATCTCAATTCAGCAGCTCTTGTCAAATTAAAAGAAGCGGCTGCAGAGAACGAAAAAATGATTTGTGCTATGCTGGAAACTTCAGAAGAAGGACTCAGCGGGAACACGGTAAAGGATCGTCTGAAAATTTACGGTAAGAATGAAATTGCTACCCAAAGGGCATCTTCATGGCTGAAACAGTTTGCTCATTCTTTTTTTAATCCTTTCAATTATATCCTGGCAGCATCGCCGTGA
- a CDS encoding CusA/CzcA family heavy metal efflux RND transporter yields the protein MKKLLTISIQKRWLMLALFLLLGFFGYYSWTRLSIEAYPDIADVTSQVVTQVPGLAAEEVEQQITIPLERSLNGLPGMHVMRSKSTFGLSIITMVFDDGIDDYWARQRIQERLADVTLPYGAQPGLDPLTSPIGEVYRYIIESNNHSLRELTDLQKFVIIPRIKQVSGIADVTNFGGITTQFQIELDPHKLEQYGLSLSEVTETISKNNVSAGGSMLPRGNLAYVIRGIGLVKDLNDLGKIVVKTQNGVPVFLNDVGNLKYGNLERKGILGYTDRKRNYSESVEGIVLLLRGQNPSQVLEGVHQAIDELNDETLPPGVKIHAFLDRTDLVKTTLSTVSHTLTEGIVLVIIVLIVFLGSWRGALLVAITIPLSLLFAFILMHFTDIPANLLSLGAIDFGIIVDGAIVMLETILKKREENPEEALEEKTITQRVIEVAKPIFFSTIIIITAYLPLFAFERVEKKLFTPMAFTVGYALFGALAVALLLIPGLAYVIYRKPQKIYHNKWLEKISAAYGKRIEKIMQAPKKVIIPVGIVLLSAGILSYTVGKDFLPELDEGSIWLQVQLPPGISLAQSKEMSDTLRARTLKHKEITYMMIQAGRNDDGTDPWTASHFEVSIGIKPYSEWPSGKTKADLIKELATDYKNMPGFTVGFSQPMIDGVMDKISGAHSELVVKVYGEDFRETRRIAENVLSTLNKIPGSADLAIDQEPPLPQLQIIADRDKIAQYGLNVADVADLIEVALGGKAISQIFIGNKVYDISCRYTEDSRDTPDKIGNLMLTSASGAKIPLSQVAEVQLSTGESTITREMNKRHLTVKLNLRGTDLSSFLKKAQDKIEKDIKYDHEKYQIRWGGQFENQNRAYSRLAFIVPLALAIMFLLLYGAFGDFKQAVVLMSIVPLALFGGMLALNIRGMSLNVSSAVGFIALFGVAIQNGVIMISHINDLRKKGYDLKLAVIKGAKDRFRPVLMTATVAVIGLFPASLATGIGSDVQRPLATVIVYGLMFSTILTLFVLPAIYFMAERRNEKQNLESDEALIPTHEN from the coding sequence ATGAAGAAATTACTTACAATCTCTATACAAAAGAGGTGGCTCATGCTCGCTCTCTTCCTTTTACTGGGGTTCTTTGGTTATTATTCCTGGACCAGATTATCCATAGAAGCTTATCCGGATATTGCCGATGTAACCTCACAGGTGGTGACCCAGGTTCCGGGACTGGCTGCCGAAGAGGTAGAACAACAAATCACAATTCCCCTGGAACGATCTCTGAACGGGCTTCCGGGAATGCATGTCATGCGAAGTAAAAGTACCTTCGGGCTTTCCATTATTACAATGGTTTTCGATGACGGAATAGACGATTACTGGGCGCGACAACGGATCCAGGAAAGACTGGCTGATGTGACGCTTCCTTACGGTGCACAGCCGGGACTGGATCCTCTTACCTCTCCTATCGGTGAAGTGTACCGTTATATTATTGAAAGCAACAACCACAGCTTACGGGAGCTTACGGATTTACAAAAATTTGTGATCATTCCACGTATCAAGCAGGTTTCAGGAATTGCTGATGTCACCAATTTCGGGGGAATTACCACACAGTTTCAGATCGAACTGGATCCTCATAAACTTGAACAATACGGACTTTCATTATCTGAAGTTACCGAAACCATCTCTAAAAACAATGTCAGCGCCGGAGGAAGTATGCTTCCCCGTGGAAATCTAGCCTATGTCATTCGGGGGATAGGCCTGGTAAAAGATTTAAATGACCTTGGAAAAATTGTGGTAAAAACCCAAAATGGGGTTCCTGTCTTCTTAAATGATGTAGGAAATCTAAAATACGGAAACCTGGAAAGAAAGGGTATCCTTGGCTATACCGACAGAAAACGCAATTATTCTGAAAGTGTGGAAGGAATCGTACTTTTACTAAGAGGACAAAACCCTTCACAGGTGCTGGAAGGTGTTCATCAGGCCATTGATGAATTAAATGATGAGACTCTTCCTCCCGGTGTAAAAATCCATGCTTTCCTGGATAGAACGGATCTCGTAAAAACAACCCTCAGCACCGTATCCCACACCCTTACCGAAGGAATTGTATTGGTTATTATTGTACTGATTGTATTCCTTGGAAGCTGGCGGGGGGCTTTATTGGTCGCTATTACCATTCCGCTTTCTTTATTGTTTGCTTTTATCTTAATGCATTTTACAGATATTCCTGCCAACCTTCTTTCATTAGGAGCTATTGATTTCGGAATTATTGTAGACGGTGCCATTGTAATGCTGGAAACCATCCTGAAAAAAAGAGAAGAAAATCCGGAAGAGGCCCTGGAGGAAAAAACCATTACCCAAAGGGTGATTGAAGTGGCTAAGCCTATTTTCTTTTCTACAATCATCATCATTACCGCTTATCTTCCTCTGTTTGCCTTTGAAAGAGTAGAGAAAAAACTGTTTACCCCAATGGCATTCACGGTAGGTTACGCCTTATTCGGTGCGCTTGCCGTAGCATTACTCCTTATTCCCGGGCTGGCTTATGTGATCTACCGTAAACCCCAAAAAATATATCACAACAAATGGCTGGAAAAAATAAGTGCCGCCTATGGAAAAAGAATAGAAAAGATAATGCAGGCTCCTAAAAAAGTTATTATACCGGTCGGCATCGTCCTATTATCCGCCGGAATTCTTTCCTATACCGTAGGAAAAGATTTTCTTCCTGAACTGGATGAAGGCTCTATATGGCTGCAGGTACAACTGCCTCCCGGTATTTCTTTAGCCCAATCCAAAGAAATGAGTGATACCCTTCGTGCCCGTACATTGAAACATAAGGAAATTACCTACATGATGATTCAAGCAGGACGTAATGACGATGGTACCGATCCATGGACGGCCTCTCACTTTGAAGTTTCTATTGGAATAAAACCTTACAGCGAATGGCCATCCGGAAAAACAAAAGCAGACCTGATTAAAGAACTGGCTACAGATTATAAAAATATGCCGGGGTTTACCGTGGGGTTTTCACAGCCAATGATCGACGGAGTAATGGATAAAATCTCCGGAGCCCACAGTGAACTGGTCGTCAAAGTATATGGAGAAGACTTCAGGGAAACCAGGAGAATTGCTGAAAATGTGTTATCCACTTTGAATAAAATTCCAGGTTCAGCTGACCTTGCTATTGACCAGGAACCACCATTACCTCAGCTGCAGATTATCGCAGACAGAGACAAGATTGCTCAATATGGACTGAATGTAGCAGATGTAGCAGATCTTATTGAAGTGGCACTGGGAGGAAAAGCAATTTCTCAAATCTTTATTGGGAATAAGGTATACGACATCTCCTGTCGTTATACGGAAGACAGCCGGGATACCCCGGATAAAATAGGAAACCTGATGCTTACCTCAGCTTCAGGAGCCAAAATTCCTTTATCACAGGTAGCAGAGGTACAATTAAGCACCGGTGAAAGTACCATTACCCGGGAAATGAATAAGCGACATCTTACCGTAAAGCTGAATTTAAGAGGGACCGATCTTTCTTCTTTCCTGAAAAAAGCTCAGGATAAGATTGAAAAAGACATTAAGTATGACCACGAAAAATACCAGATCAGATGGGGCGGACAGTTCGAAAATCAAAACAGGGCTTATTCCAGGCTGGCATTTATTGTTCCGCTGGCATTGGCTATTATGTTCCTGTTATTATATGGTGCATTTGGGGATTTCAAACAGGCAGTGGTTCTGATGTCTATTGTTCCACTGGCCCTATTCGGAGGAATGCTCGCTCTCAATATTCGGGGGATGTCCCTTAATGTGTCTTCCGCCGTAGGCTTTATTGCCTTGTTCGGGGTAGCCATCCAGAATGGGGTCATCATGATTTCCCATATCAATGATCTTCGTAAGAAAGGGTATGATCTGAAACTTGCGGTGATCAAAGGAGCAAAAGACCGTTTCAGACCGGTATTGATGACAGCAACAGTTGCGGTAATCGGATTATTCCCTGCATCACTGGCTACAGGAATCGGTTCAGATGTACAACGGCCTCTGGCAACAGTAATCGTTTACGGATTGATGTTCTCTACTATTTTAACCCTGTTTGTTCTGCCTGCTATTTATTTTATGGCTGAACGTCGCAACGAAAAACAAAATTTGGAATCAGATGAAGCACTTATCCCTACACATGAAAACTAA
- a CDS encoding TolC family protein, producing the protein MKTNLYFIILSASFLCMTDMVKAQEKEVIRFEEYLSLVGKKNLGYAAQKYNVSMAEAAIQTAGMFPDPQLEMETTNNGVGKDMGYVYGTSIGWTLELGGKRKARVNLARSQSELSRIQLLDFFRNLRADAGLSYVDALKSKALLEVQQDSYKNILQLAKSDSIRYRLGTISLVTSKQSKLEAASLLNEVYQAESAEQQALTNLSIFLSDNKMTGRDVAGNFNAFNRDFSIDDLIIHALNERSDILAAKQNTQVAKSQISLEKANRSIDLGINAGAERHTEATNEIAPSPTVNAVKLGLSIPLKFSNKRNAGLKIAEMAHSQAKVEYQQIEQSIQAEVMQAYQQYTATQKQVKQFHNGMLTEAKSILDGITYSYRRGESSILEVLNAQRTYNGIRKDYYQALADNAAALIELERKAGIWDIDF; encoded by the coding sequence ATGAAAACTAATCTATATTTTATCATATTATCTGCGTCATTTCTGTGTATGACAGATATGGTAAAAGCACAAGAAAAAGAAGTGATCCGCTTTGAAGAATATTTAAGTCTTGTCGGAAAGAAAAATCTCGGGTATGCGGCCCAAAAATACAATGTAAGTATGGCTGAAGCAGCGATTCAGACTGCCGGTATGTTTCCCGATCCGCAGTTGGAAATGGAAACCACCAACAATGGTGTGGGAAAAGATATGGGTTATGTTTACGGAACATCCATTGGCTGGACGCTGGAACTGGGTGGCAAGAGAAAAGCCAGAGTCAATCTCGCGAGAAGCCAGTCGGAACTGAGCAGAATACAGCTGCTGGATTTTTTCAGAAACCTTCGGGCGGATGCCGGCTTAAGTTATGTGGATGCTTTAAAGTCTAAAGCTCTTCTGGAAGTACAGCAGGATTCCTATAAAAACATACTGCAGCTGGCAAAGTCTGACAGCATCCGGTACCGCTTAGGAACCATATCACTGGTCACCTCAAAGCAGAGTAAATTGGAAGCAGCGTCCTTGCTCAACGAAGTATATCAGGCCGAGAGTGCCGAACAACAAGCATTAACTAATCTATCCATATTCCTGAGTGACAATAAAATGACAGGTAGAGATGTTGCCGGAAATTTTAATGCCTTCAACCGGGATTTCAGTATTGATGACCTTATTATCCACGCATTAAATGAAAGATCGGATATATTGGCTGCCAAACAAAATACCCAGGTTGCCAAAAGTCAGATCAGTCTAGAAAAGGCCAACCGGAGCATCGATTTAGGAATCAATGCCGGTGCAGAACGCCACACGGAAGCGACTAATGAAATAGCTCCTTCGCCCACTGTAAATGCAGTAAAGCTAGGCCTTAGTATCCCGCTGAAGTTCTCCAACAAAAGAAATGCAGGATTGAAAATAGCCGAAATGGCCCACTCCCAGGCAAAAGTTGAGTACCAACAGATTGAACAAAGCATACAAGCTGAAGTAATGCAGGCCTACCAGCAGTATACGGCTACCCAAAAGCAGGTAAAACAGTTCCATAATGGAATGCTCACAGAAGCGAAAAGTATACTGGACGGAATTACGTACAGTTACAGAAGAGGGGAAAGCTCTATCCTGGAAGTACTGAATGCCCAGAGAACCTATAATGGAATAAGAAAAGATTACTACCAGGCTCTTGCAGATAATGCAGCCGCTTTAATTGAGCTTGAACGTAAAGCAGGAATCTGGGATATTGATTTTTAG